The segment TTTTCACAAAAAAGTCACCAAAAAACTGGGCCGACCGCCCGCCCTTAGGCTTCTTGTTATCGCTACGACCCTAACCGAATCTGAACTCGTCCCGTTTACGGGCCTCAAACAGCAGATTCGGTCTTAACGGGATCTCCGCTCACAAGGGCGCCGGGCGGCCGATGTCGGCGAAGACTACCAATTCAAAATTGCAGTGTTCAATGGGTTATTTTCCTTTGACTCCGAATGGGGTCGAACCATGAACTGCTCCCGATGTGGTCCCCGGGTGCCGAATTCGTAAAGTCTGCAGAAACCTGCAGGTTGATATGCTTCGCAGGGTTACTTTTGACGGCCTACCCTACAAATACCACGTCAGCCGGGCGATGGGGAGCGTAACAGGTGGTTCCGATTCCGGTTGTTTGAACCGGCTGGCCAGCAGCCAGTTTTCGGGCATGATCTGCACATCCCACTGTAGTTGACTGGTTGAGGCGGATCGTGAAACCATCCGCTTCCCGACCATGTAACCCGTCCAAAGACCGGCAGTGGCCAACGAGGGAGTCCATTTGTCGGCGGATACCGCAGCCGCAAATCCGAGTCCAACCAAACCGCCCCCGTAAATATATCGTTTGATCAGCCGGGCATCGTTGTAGGTGTATCCCTGATTGTCATTATCGGTGGTTCCCATCATCAGACCGATGGCGCTGCTGACACCCAATGCAGGTAAAAACCATTTTTCCTCGAAAGACTGTGAAGCTGCACCAAAACTGAAAACGGTGGAAATGACATTCAGATGGAAGTCTTCAACCAGCATGGCATCACCCAGACTCATGTTCCGTTCGTTGTACTTAAGAATTGACGGGGACCAGAACCGGGAAGTCAGGCTGAGAGCAAGTCCGGTGGCGGCCGCCGATTGTGCGCCCCGTTTGGAATCGGGCCACAGGGGATTCAGGATCAGGGCGGGCCAGAAAAGGGAGTACGTTTCTGCTTTCAGTTTTACGTAGCTGACAGAGGCTGGTTCTTTTGCGGCTTTAAAGGTCTTGAAGGAAGATACCGCGTGCAGAATTCCACCTGCGCTGGTGGCTCCGAGAATGAGGCGTTCATTATCCGGATTAAGGGCAAATCCGGCAAAGAGTCCCTGTCCCAGTCCGGCCAGATGACCATCGAAGGTGCCGGCGACAATGGAACGGTTAAGGGGTTCATCTTTTATCAGATGAGAGAGCAGGAAATAGCTGCCACCAGTGATCAGAAGCGGGGCTGCCACGCTGTTCATGCGGAACACGCCATTGGGAACGGCCACGGAATGGTAGCCAACAAAACTGACCTGTCCGATGATGAAGTCAAACTCCAGATCGGAACGGTCTTCTGTTTCAGCCAGTTCGGATTCTGAAGGTGAAATCGTAAGAAGCGAGTCAATCAGTTGACGGTTGGTCTTGAAAACCGATGGACTAACCAGCAGAAAATACCGTTGACCGGGATCGGTATACACATCGAGCACAAGGGTGGAATCGGGTTTCAGAAAAGCTTCAATTTTATAAAATCCGCCGACCGTCGGGGTCCAGACGGGTGCAAACCGGGAATTGTCATGGATGACCAGGATTTTTCCGTGTGAATCGAAGGATTGTTTACGATCGGATTGAGCAAATCCGATGATGACTGTGAGTAACAGAATGAGAAAACACAAGAGGCGTTTCATATCATCTCCTTAAACCGGGAAGCCGGTAAAACAGAAAGAGCAGCGGGATCAGCAGGATCGAGCAGGCGATCCAGAGTGAGTGAAAACCGGCCTGATCGGCCAGTGTGGTACCGGCCAGAGGTGCCAGAATCAGAGACACCCCATAGGCCATGGTGTAGAGAGCCATATATGACCCCAATCCGTTGCCGCCAGCCCGTTTGGTAATCCAGGCTGCCATAAAGGGCATGGCGAGCATTTCAGCGAAGGAAAGCAGAATTACCGACAGAAGCAAAAAGACCCAGACCGGTGGTGGCAGCAGAAACAGAAAGGCCAGAATCAGCAGAAAAATGCCACCGGGTATCAGCAGATGGTCTTTTCCTGATCCTTCCAGCCGGTTCACCAGAACCATTTCGAACAGGAAGACGAGAAATCCGTTTAAAGCAAGCAAGCCGCCAATCATGGGTTCGGTAAGATGGGCTTCGGTGCGGAAGAACAAAGGCATGGTGGAGAACAATTGGAAAAAGGCGACGGCAAAAATGATTACCAGCAGGATGAATCCCCAGTAAACGGCATCGCGGTAGGCTGGTCCGATCAGGGGAGGCCGGCCCGGGGCCGGAGCCGGTTGGCGGTGACGGAAAGCCCGGTAAAACACAAAGGCCGCGACCAGACTGGTGAGTCCGTCGGCCACGAAAATCAGACGGAAATCAATGACGGTGAGCAGGCCACCCAACGCCGGACCAATGGCGAAGCCAAGATTGGCGGCCATCCGGTTGAGAGAAAAAGCCCGTGCCACCGATTCGGGAGGTGAATACACCGCAACAGACGAGGCATTGGCTGGCCGGAACATATCCGAAAAAAAAGTGACAGTGAACAGTCCGATGGCCAGACTTTGGAAAGTCTGCAGCGGAATCAGACAGAAAAATCCGATGCCGGCGGCAGTCAGCGACACCACCTGAATTTTAAACACCCCGAACCGATCGACCAGCGCTCCGCCGGTGAGAGCGCCTGCAATGGATCCGGCACCAAACAGACTGACGAGGAGGCCGGCTTCGGTGAGGGAAAAATGCAGTTCACGGGTGACATACAGACTCATGAACGGCAGAACCATGGCCCCACTCCGGTTGATCAGCATGACGACCGCAAGCAGCCACGAGTCGCGGCTGAGGCCCGAGTAAGCAGATCGGTATTCCTGGATGATGTGTCGGAAGGGCATGTGATTGATTCCACAAAAATACTGCATGGTACTGCCACCTACATTTTCATGGGATACAGACAATCCGGGAAAAGCCGGAGTTTTGTTTCCGGAGTTTACAAAAAGGGGGTTACAT is part of the Bacteroidota bacterium genome and harbors:
- a CDS encoding MFS transporter; amino-acid sequence: MPFRHIIQEYRSAYSGLSRDSWLLAVVMLINRSGAMVLPFMSLYVTRELHFSLTEAGLLVSLFGAGSIAGALTGGALVDRFGVFKIQVVSLTAAGIGFFCLIPLQTFQSLAIGLFTVTFFSDMFRPANASSVAVYSPPESVARAFSLNRMAANLGFAIGPALGGLLTVIDFRLIFVADGLTSLVAAFVFYRAFRHRQPAPAPGRPPLIGPAYRDAVYWGFILLVIIFAVAFFQLFSTMPLFFRTEAHLTEPMIGGLLALNGFLVFLFEMVLVNRLEGSGKDHLLIPGGIFLLILAFLFLLPPPVWVFLLLSVILLSFAEMLAMPFMAAWITKRAGGNGLGSYMALYTMAYGVSLILAPLAGTTLADQAGFHSLWIACSILLIPLLFLFYRLPGLRR